The DNA window CTGCCCAAAATGAAGAGAGGTTGGCTGTTCCTAGAGAACCGAATAGTAAACCGTGTGGTGTAGAAAACTCAGTTCTGCATGCTATGGAGCCTTTAGTGCGTGCAAAACGAGGACGGATGACAAATTTGCAGTCTCAGATTCCTGTTTGCCAAGTTCTTGAGTGCAACAAGGATTTGAGCTCATCGAAGGATTACCACAAAAGGCACAGAGTATGTGGTCTTCATTCAAAGACTGCTGTAGTTATTGTGAATGGTCTCCAGCAAAGGTTTTGTCAGCAATGCAGCAGGTACAACCTCTTAACTTTAAATTCGCGATTCAGTCCACAACTTGGGAAATCATTTTTATGGAGGACAAGTACCAAGTAGTTGAGTATAATAAGGTTATACGATATTCTGTAGTTAAGTATTAAATAGCATTTGCATTGCAGGTTTCACCTATTGCCAGAGTTCGACAAAAGCAAGCGTAGTTGTCGTAAACGCCTCGCAGGCCACAATCAACGCCGGAGGAAGCCTCAATTGGGTAAGTTTTGATATACTTGTAGCCATTtgatagaaaaataaaatatagacATGCTAGTGATGCTTTGCTTTTTGCCTGGGTTAACTACCTAATTCAATGACCTGTGTTTCAACTTTTTACAGGTTCTGTGTTTCCTGGAACAGATTTATCGAACTCACCAGTGCTTTGCCCGAAAATATTTGAAGGTGGTTTCTTTGGTCAGCAAGGTGCAGAGCTAATGAACTGGCACGTCAAGTTGGAACACGAACTATGTCAAATACCACGAATAGAAGTGCCAACTAAATTCAGTCTTTCGCTTCCAAAATCTCTACTCCATCTGCGATGTCCTTCTGAAAATTCTCCCGGTGGCCCATTTTCGGTTCAAGAGTTATCTGTGGACTCAAATTCCAGCAGTGCTCTCTCTCTTCTGTCAGCTCAATCACAGAACTTGTTAAGCAATTCTTCTGGCATATCAATGGCTTATCCTCTGATCTTCCATGGAAATCAGCACACGAATTTTGTCGACCAGAATGTTGATAAATCATCTTATGGTGTTGCTCAAGAATCATTCCCTGTGGTTCCTGATATATCTTCCTCTATTGGCACTGAAATTACTCGAAATATGCTTGCTCAAAATCTCGAGTATTATTCCGCTCCTGCAGGTGCAAACACTGTTGATTTAGTACAATTGTCATTACATCTGCAAAGAATGGAAGAACAGAAATATTCCGATCAAGTCAAGCTGGAAACGGTGTCTTCTGTCACTTTGTTGCACCATGAAGAGGATACAAATCTACAGAGTCTCAATCCTCCCTCTTAAGGAATGAAAATACACAAGTCTGGTATCTCTTTCAATCATCTCGTCCTACTATTGTCGATTCGTGCTGATCAATTTTGCTTTTGCATAGGAGCGTAAATAGGCAATGAGTGTATATGTGTTATTTTAGGGTGTGAATTACTCTATGTACCGTGtatatatttctctctttcgGTGAAAGTTACAAGAGTGAAAAGTAGAGGTACTGCTTCATCGTAGCAGAGCAGCAATCTTTCTGAAACTGCGTTTCTTTTCATTTTCCACGCCAACCTGTATTGCAGAAAAGGATGATATAATATTCCAACGATCCTTTTACCCTCATCACTCTGATCGTTCCGGGCATGTTCTTGTTGCACAATTGCTGAATGCTGAATGAACTGAACTGTAGTACCCGGAGTCATGACATACTCACGGCCCTCGCTCGCCGTCTTACATGATGAAGGCTTTGTCTGAGGTGTCCTATGTTTCATGGATACGGACACGAATTTCATATCGAATACGATAcggataaatttttatttgacctaaatttttttagatcttgattattatttgacctaaatttttttgttataatttggactatatttttttgtttgaaaGGCACTATAAGttcatataatatttttatatcaatttaaTGTTCCATTgagttaatatttttttttaattttttttttaaaattttaaggaAGTTCTAACGTTCCAAATAACTACCGAAATTTCAAAAGGTAATTAAGGTATGTGTTAAATCAATCGAATGCGCAGCACGTTTTGAAATTAAAACCAAGCTTTTatcttaaaatttcataatgcAAAATTGAACTCATTTGACTGGGCATGGCCATCCCCTACCCAAATAAGAATAACTTTTCTGAGTTATTCTGTAACACAGGGGGATTGGTATTTTCGAAAGTTTGTTTCAAATTTTAGGTGCGGCTCCGGGTTCGGGGCGTAACACAAACATTGgatgtaataatttttttttaaaaaaaacatgacTACTGTGTAGTTGATTCCTTAATATATAGTTAGATATATTAGCATCTCTTTCATTTACTTTACAAGTTGGTCACCCAAATATGATAGCCATTTGGTGCTTCCACTCTAGGGAACTGTAGGATCTTTTCTCCTCCAACTTCTTTCCATCTGCATCATTTCACAAGATTGCAAACTATAATTTAGACTTGTGAAGTTAATAATTCGTGGCGAATTTCGTATGAACAAGCTACGgagagtatatatatatacatacatagatATAGCTTGTTGTTCAAAATAAGACGTTAAAATTCAAGGGATTTCGCATTACCTATATGTAGTAACAAAATAGTGAAGGAAAGTAGAAACTTTAACTATTCCCAACTCCTTCCCGGGGCACAGCCGGCCTCCTCCTCCAAACAAGAagcaataagtatgtgattctAAGCTCTTATCCTACGAATATTCCACAAATATGTACAATCAAATCTATGAAGCAAGAAAAATAGGAAGAAATTTGATGGATTCAACTAACCATCCACCTCCATGGGTTGAATTCGAAGGGCTCCGGATAGAGGAAATGATCATAGTTTATCTCTCTTGTGTACACATAGATTCTCCATCCTTTTGGGATGACAAATCCTGAACAAAGAAAAATGGAGTTTCAATGAAAAACAGAGTGAAAACGGCGAACATAGCGAATATCTTGGCCAGCCTAAACATTTCGTAGTTACCATTCAAAGTCATGtcttttgttgtctttctcaACACCCCGTTGATAACCGTAGCCAGCCTCAACGTTTCGTAGATGACCTAAAGAAAACAAATACAACTTAGAACTCTAGGCGATTCGAGGAACTATACATATCTATATATATCGTTTGGCCAAGAATCTGTCCTATTTCGAATCAATTGCTGCACGCTCGATGTTCAGCATAACTCACAACTTAAAAGACTTAATCGAGACGAGGTAATGTCTGATCTGCATCAGCATTTGTGTATTAGAACTGTAGAATGTGGAAGAAACTAGCTTACCGCACGGGTAAATTTCATGGATTTAATGTCCTCCCAATCGAGTGGCTCTTCAGCAGAGGTTTTCCCTTTCCTGATCTCAAAATGCTCGTCCTGAAAGAAAAACGACAAAAGAACACGAGGCACGATAAATCTACATGTTTATCATCCATTTCTTGAATGCGCAATGAATGGTTTACCCTCAGTTCTTGCAGGGCTTGTGGATGATCATGGAGATACTTCACAGCCATCATGGAAGTAGTCGAAACCGTTTCAAATCCCGAATACAGTATTGTGATTATTTGATCGATGACTTCGTCATGATTCAATTTTCCATCCATATCTCTTAACAAATACTCTAGGATGTCATCATAAACTGCTTTAGAATCACGTCTCTTCTCCATTATATCTATCATCATTTTGATCACATTTTTCCTTCCCTGAATTCCTTGGTAGTATTTTGTTCCTGGAAAATAAATAGGCAGAGAAAGTGACCCTGCAAACAACTTTTCAAACTCAGACCTAAAATCCTCataaatcgagctcgactccgCCTCTGCAATCTGTTTAAAGGCAATCATCAATGCCATCTGCAAAAAAGGAACAGGTAATTAATAAGAATTAATCGTGTCGAATTGTCTACATAACGGATCAAGAAATCTACACTTACGTCCATAGTCTTCTCTTGAATGTCAACAACCAAACCATCCCAATTCGATACATGAATCCTCATGTACTTGTCAAGGCGAGGCAGAAGCCGGTCCTTGATCAGCGGAGTCCCGACCAACGACAACATGTTACTCCTCATGTGTTTATGAGCCGTGCCGGATACTGCGGCTATGTTAAGGTGTCCTAAAACATCCAGCATTGACTGTGGATATCCAGGAATCAATCCCTTGGATTCATTCAAGAGAATGTATCTGTTGAGCTCTGGATCCATTGAAATAACGGTGGGAGTTCCTAATATGTGGGATTTGAATACACTTCCATACCTACCATGGCATATTTCAATTTATATAAATGCTTTAGTTCAATTCTAAAGGGTAAGAAGAATGTTTTCTACTAtgaaaaaacttttaaattttggatATTTGATAAAGAGAAATAATCATTTCTGTTGTGATATATACACATGGAAAATCGTATCTTTTGTCCTCTATATTTGccttttggcaattttaattatatatgattaaattttctGTCGTAGTcagctattttttttaaaaaaatttagtcatATTTCTGATGTGACATTTATGTAATATTAATACATAATTGATATGACGTTAACATGTGTAGTTTCAAATCAATAcattatcaataaaaaaatattaaaatcatcgaaatcaaaaaataattaactaaaattgaaatttgaatatattgataaataaaattgtaaaaaaaataaaaataactaaatGTACTCGAGTACATATAGACACGTCATTATATACAGAGAAACCCATaaccatttttaaaaaatcaataaactAATAATTTCATGATAGCCAAAACACTCATTTCaatgattttttgttttttggcaCATGATATTCTTATAAGCTATGCATTAgattttctcaaattaaaatatttaaaagtaaaaatacaatataaaattaaataaaggcagatattttttattttttatagtggGATTTGCAAGATTTTGTTTGTAAAAATATCTGAAATTTTTTTAGAATGCTCCAAACTAGCAAGAAaattcatatttatatttttactatatatatcagactgttttagctatttttatttttttaaaaaaaatgtttttgctCACTGAACTTTTTTAATGGGATCTTTACCGATTCCACGTAATACAATTAGGATCATCACTGCCCACACGCATAGGAATAAGCTCCATTTTGGCCACAGCTtgaaatttagtttttttttaattttaataatgaaCATATAAACTCTTTTATGTCAATTTTGTAAAATAGATATCCAAGTCgacccatgaaaaaatattttttatgtcaaaaatattaattttcagtaTATATATGATCGATATCGTACCTCTCACGAGAACGTCTCATCACACATCTATTCTTTAATGAATAGATATAAAGagtaataattaatttttattctttttttacaaaaaaactaGGGAGAAGAATTTTTAGCTAATGATTGCAACTTTTAAAGTTTTCTCAATTATctttctaaaaaatatttttaggaaAGAGTATTTGTAGTTTACAATAGCATCAAGTATCATGTTTCGATTGCTTTATCACTAGGGAt is part of the Primulina tabacum isolate GXHZ01 chromosome 18, ASM2559414v2, whole genome shotgun sequence genome and encodes:
- the LOC142533495 gene encoding cytochrome P450 85A-like, whose product is MEVLVGFSWMVMGSIFFFFLAVKWNGIRYRRKGLPPGTMGWPFFGQTFEFIKQGPEFMKKQRERYGSVFKSHILGTPTVISMDPELNRYILLNESKGLIPGYPQSMLDVLGHLNIAAVSGTAHKHMRSNMLSLVGTPLIKDRLLPRLDKYMRIHVSNWDGLVVDIQEKTMDMALMIAFKQIAEAESSSIYEDFRSEFEKLFAGSLSLPIYFPGTKYYQGIQGRKNVIKMMIDIMEKRRDSKAVYDDILEYLLRDMDGKLNHDEVIDQIITILYSGFETVSTTSMMAVKYLHDHPQALQELRDEHFEIRKGKTSAEEPLDWEDIKSMKFTRAVIYETLRLATVINGVLRKTTKDMTLNGFVIPKGWRIYVYTREINYDHFLYPEPFEFNPWRWMDKSLESHTYCFLFGGGGRLCPGKELGIVKVSTFLHYFVTTYRWKEVGGEKILQFPRVEAPNGYHIWVTNL
- the LOC142533216 gene encoding squamosa promoter-binding-like protein 6 isoform X2; protein product: MGSLSYTFEGKGLDDGFVRNINLLKKCDKKSHTDPSCDAEIMDFVESGFPDKMRQQVLGSQRFENLRYDVNYNSCISIPSFSTITPTSLAEFGTRFSSSAQNEERLAVPREPNSKPCGVENSVLHAMEPLVRAKRGRMTNLQSQIPVCQVLECNKDLSSSKDYHKRHRVCGLHSKTAVVIVNGLQQRFCQQCSRFHLLPEFDKSKRSCRKRLAGHNQRRRKPQLDLSNSPVLCPKIFEGGFFGQQGAELMNWHVKLEHELCQIPRIEVPTKFSLSLPKSLLHLRCPSENSPGGPFSVQELSVDSNSSSALSLLSAQSQNLLSNSSGISMAYPLIFHGNQHTNFVDQNVDKSSYGVAQESFPVVPDISSSIGTEITRNMLAQNLEYYSAPAGANTVDLVQLSLHLQRMEEQKYSDQVKLETVSSVTLLHHEEDTNLQSLNPPS
- the LOC142533216 gene encoding squamosa promoter-binding-like protein 6 isoform X1, translated to MGSLSYTFEGKGLDDGFVRNINLLKKCDKKSHTDPSCDAEIMDFVESGFPDKMRQQVLGSQRFENLRYDVNYNSCISIPSFSTITPTSLAEFGTRFSSSAQNEERLAVPREPNSKPCGVENSVLHAMEPLVRAKRGRMTNLQSQIPVCQVLECNKDLSSSKDYHKRHRVCGLHSKTAVVIVNGLQQRFCQQCSRFHLLPEFDKSKRSCRKRLAGHNQRRRKPQLGSVFPGTDLSNSPVLCPKIFEGGFFGQQGAELMNWHVKLEHELCQIPRIEVPTKFSLSLPKSLLHLRCPSENSPGGPFSVQELSVDSNSSSALSLLSAQSQNLLSNSSGISMAYPLIFHGNQHTNFVDQNVDKSSYGVAQESFPVVPDISSSIGTEITRNMLAQNLEYYSAPAGANTVDLVQLSLHLQRMEEQKYSDQVKLETVSSVTLLHHEEDTNLQSLNPPS